The DNA region ATCATAAAGAATCTTAACTTATCTACCTAAGCCACGGACCATCACatgctatttttctttttcgggCCCATCGAGAGGCATGAAAGCAGTGGCTAATCAAATTGTATGGCTAATGTTCCCCATTGatcaagtttttgttttttttaggGTATGGTGACAGGGGAACATTgcctatataaaaataacacGGGCGTGCTAGAATACTCGGAAGCATGTCCCTTTCTAAACTTAAAAAGGTTAACTTTTTcgtaaaaaatataatctttttatttttagattttaagtcAGTAATTAGATATGATATTTCAATTGTTTTGtgttataagatttattttaaataaattatccgACCCAAATAAGATTATAtgccataaaaaaatttaataggaCTTCCATGGTTAGATTCAAAAGATTAAGTATCAAAATGTACGTGAAGAAAATTCTCATATCATACTAGGGGTCAACTTATATACATGAATTAATCTgacaaatgaagaagaagaagaacaagcaACGTGTTGCCTACAACAGCCATTATTCACGACTTTTCATAAATAGTAATAATCATTCACTAATTTACctaaatcttaattaattaataaataataataaaactcttCCCTTTTCTATTTcaatcttaaaagaaaaaattaaaaataagaacaaaagcAAAAGCAGGATTACTTTTGCTTTACCCTGCCGTCtctcgctctctctctctctctctctctctctctctctctctctctctctatctataAAGGTACCCATGATCACCTCACCACCATTAACTACTGCTTCAACTGTCGAAAACTTTTTAAGAGTCAGACCCCTCCAACGCATTACTTTGTCTTCCTTTCTAAAGTTATTATGAAACTGCAAGATAGCTCTAGCATACATCAACAACAAGAAGAAGCAGCGCCAGCGGAAGAAGATATGTGTAGAATTATTGAAGTTGCCTCCGTCGTTGACCTCTCCCATCTGGCGATACCGCCTCCGTTCGCTGGTGATGACCTGAGTCTTATTCCACCCTTAAACTTCTCCATGGTCGATAATGGTATCTTCAGGTCTGGCTTTCCAGATTCCGCCAACTTCTCCTTTCTCCAAAATCTTCGTCTCCGCTCTATCATGTAATTAACCAGACTCAATACTAAGtatgtattaataaatattaagtctTAGGTGATTTCAGGTTTAACTTTTGAATGTTTTTGGTGCAGATATTTGTGTCCAGAGCAGTACCCAGACTCCAACATGGAGTTTCTTAAGTCCAATGGAATCAGGCTTTTTCAGTTCGGGATCGAAGGCCGTAAGGTACTATCTTTTCAAGGGATTACTATATTTGCAGATACACGCGTAAACAAAAATGCCTTCTGGTTTGATCAGGCTTAATTGTAGTTAACCGTATAAACaactatcaataataaaatattttatgattgatTCTCTTGATTTGATTGAGCTCTTTCTGCCTGGAGCTTTATATTTCATCGTTTATGGACTTACCCTTCTAGAAGAGAATCTGAGATTTTTCAATTAACagattatgattatatttgagTAATAGATCTATTTAACGTGACATTATTAATCACTATATCATTGCATTTTGTGATTAcatataaactaattatttaGATGCTTTAAATTGGACTGGGTGtttaatattatagttttatttttgtgtgtgATCCATATCAATAGTTGGGTTCCTTGCAAAATGGCTGATCTGAGTgagtacattttttttttaattatgatctATAATTTTTACCTTCTATGATAAATGTCGTCCAATCAATGGACCAAGTAGTGCTGATTCTATTATTCATAGGcataggaaaaaaatgaaaaataaataaataaagaaatacttaTTGTTCAATATTGTTTCATCAACTCATAAACACACTAATCTCAAGGTATGCTATATTTACGAGGGATAGTCCGTGATCCTTATCATGGGATAATCAAATTACGGTCACCGTTGTGACTGAGCTTGCTTCAACGTTTAGTTTAACAATGTTTAGCCTGCTGTTAAACTCGTGGTATaggaatattattataatttattaaccaACGTTATAGATATTAGCTAAGCCTTTGATAGATGGGATTCAGACTAGAATAGTCCATGCTTTTACTCAGGTTTAAGATGTGAAAACTTCAAATCTGGAAATGATATTTCTTTAACACACACGCACACAGACGTATATGCTTGTATGTATTGTCTTATATGCTTTCAAATTGAGTTGATTTCCATTGAagttatcatcaaattttagTTGGGTTATCCACATAAAAGGAACACACAGAAGACAGAAACACGGTACCCTCTAATGAATGTTATTAGAAATTGTACTTTggagcaatttttttttttttctgatatatCCTTAACCCTAGTTGGGAACTTTTTTAAAGTTCTATAGGTCTTGGCGAATGACAAATTACatgatttaaattgaaattcGGTTGTGACATGTTGAGAACATTATTGGAATTTAGAGATATTCTAATTATTTTCCTTGGGACCTCTTTGTTTGTTTAGAGGAACAAGATTGTGTTTTCTTGAGATAATGATCTATTCTAGGCGATAAAGTAGTGATTGTTGAAGGGTAAATTAAGCATCTGCCTAAAATTCAGGTTGCCCTTGAGGATGCTAGCTAGTGCAAACAAGCATTTTCTAATAAACTGGCTGTTAATTAAGGCAATGAATTTGTTGGTCGATGATGTAGATAACTCATGTATCCTAAAAGTAATGCTTATATGGACATAATATGAGAGTTAATGATTTTTCAAGGTGTTGGATTGATGCTTACATGGAATTGTATCTTGTTAGGTTCTTAATTGTGAATTGATTTCTAATGTTACacattgtatatatatacaggAGCCTTTTGTAAACATCCCGGAGGATATGATTCGTGAAGCACTCAAAATTCTCCTTGGTATCTAATGTTACACCTCTTATGAGTCTGGAATAGATTAGAGTGTTCGGATTTGGAATTTGTTGTTAACTCATTAGGATTTGTCCGCATTGCAGATGTCAGAAATCATCCCCTTTTAATTCATTGCAAACGTGGGAAGGTAAGCTCACAACACACAcacaaatgtgtatatatatatatatatatatacacaaacacacacaaatacacacacacacacacacacacacacacacacacacacacaccgaTTCTTACACAGATTTTCACTAAATTTTTTCATTCCATAATGCAGCACCGGACTGGTTGTCTTGTGGGATGCTTGAGAAAACTGCAAAGGTGGTGCCTGACTTCTGTGTTTGATGAGTACCAGCGATTTGCAGCTGCCAAAGCTAGAGTTTCTGATCAGAGGTTTATGGAGTTGTTTGATATCTCTAGCTTGACGCATGTACCAATGTCATTTTCTTACTTGAAGAGGTAGAGGGGCAATTGTATTTAATGGCTTTTACGTTTTTTTCCATTAGGGGAACGAGAGAATCTGAGCTCCTGCATCCTCTGGAATAAATAGGAAAAGATGATGAATTCCAGGATTGCGTTTCAGCAGCAGAGgaattattcttcttttttccatCAGTATAAGATTAAAACAGTGTAAAGATTTTAGATGATGATGAATCCAAGCGGGGCGCGATTGAAATTTGCAGCCCTCTTTGTTTttacgtataattttatgtatctTTTGATCATTGAAACGTGATTCGATAGCCTAGTGATTCCATTTCGAGTTCCATCTTCTCATTCTAACATCTGTGCTGTTACGTTAAGCAATAGTCACCTTTCAGTGAACGCCACATCAATTATGCTGAAGTCCCCAACGTAGAAAGTTGTAACATTAAGTTATCCAACCTACGTATAACTTTATGTCGGTGTatttgactaataaaatattaatgcaGCTGCTACGTAACTTGTTATAGTTAGTAAGCCtgatttttattagaataaggGATTTCATCAATCATCTTTGCCTTATGATTCtcataaaattaacaataatggGAGCAAGAGCAACACACATATATTGTCTTTTAATTCAACTGTGGTACATTTAGACAAATCCTACGTCAGTAAAACACAGAAGAGATATTCAGTTTGTTTGTATATCTCACAtcgtttaaaaataaaaaaatttggctaattaaataatttatgaactTCTTAAATTATCAAGACgtgttttaaattgtaaaatttaaaaacaaaaccatgataaaatatgtgtttaaagtggataatatttaaataatgaatCAGCTATTAGAGCAAAGATGTTACACCATTCAGATTTAATATGACATGATTAAAGCTGACCCGTGGCACAAAGAAATGTTTATCTGAAATTCCTTTactaattttctctctttatttgcAGACAAGTTCCAACTGTTTATTAATTTAACTTGCATACAAAGCAATGAAGAAAACTTTCATCGAACTGTTTGATGAAATTTCAGTACAAACTTTGCCAACCACAAAGCTTTTTGATCCGCAAAAAGTGGTATGCCGATATGTTTAATCCTCTTAATTGTGATGTGGGTTTGGGCCATCTCAGTCAGCCGAATGCTTATTTACGTACGACAAACgtattctttatttctttctttgcaTGAATAATTAGCTTAGGTCTCTCCAGTAATTATTTAGTTGAATGCTTGTATGGATCTTAAGTTACTACGTCTAAAAGGTATGTGGCTTCTGTTttgattctttcttttcttttattggtAAAATATTCCCcactaagaaaagaaaagagaaaaagcaaTTCCACAATGATGTTTGAGCTTTCATTTATATACTTTCTAGATATGCTTCTTTGTGAAGATAAGTATCAAAAGCACGAGGTTTTTGTTGGGCAGCATGGGTTCATTGAACAAAGAGATAAAACTTTGTAAATATTGGACGGTTCTTGTTGTTTGTGTTGATGGTCTCTGTACTCTATGAAACCTTTTTTGACTTAACAAAGCAGTAGCAAATGTGACacacatttattgatgatctACTGAAGATTACAGTTgaaacaaattttcatttgggATTTGGattaagaatattattattttgtcttcaATGGACCAGACAGTGTCAAGCACCAAAGGTATGACTCTTACAGAATAGGCACATATGTTGTTGTGCacaaatcaataataacaataaaatttatgatactGTAGTAAGCTATGACTTCCATTCATAACCAAACTTCACACCACTCCAACACACAAAGATTAAGCAGTAACAGTGGTTTCAACAGCTTTCATGGCTTCAAACCTTGGTTCTTTGGCCTGGAACTTCAAGCCGGCATATAGCTTCATGTAGTCTTCGAAAACAAATTTCGGATACACTTGTTTCTTCTCCTCTGCTTCTTTTTCCAACAATGCTGGAGCTGGACAGATAAATGCATCACTGCCAGGGTTGTAGAATGAAGCTATTGACATTCGGCCGGCACCCTGTGTTTGAGTAACCACTCGGTGCTCCACACTCTTGTATTTTCCATTGGTGATGACCTGCACATTTCAAAGTCAGAAGTGTTATTACAAAAGGCTTCCAGTTGAAAGTTAGCAAACAGAagtcattattttttaagatgatgACTGATAGTTTACAGTACCTCAAGTTGGTCACCAAGGTTAACCACAATAGAGTGTTGCATTGGGGGCACATCAATCCACTGGCCATCTTTGAGAAGCTGGAGGCCGCTGACCTTATCATCCTGGAAGAGTAAGATGATGCCGCCGGCGTCGGTGTGGGCACGGAGTCCCTTGATCAAATCAGGTTTGGGACATGGTGGGTAGTTGCTAACCTTGGTGCCAAAAGTTGGTCCCTTTGAGCCATAGAAGGTCTTCTTGAGGTACCCTTTCTCTAGTCCAAGGTTCTCACATAACAAGTCCAGCAGCTCCTCTGCTAGTTTCTCCAATTTTGATGCAAATTCCTTCAACACCCTCCTGCATCAAACCGAAACATTTCTTAAGAAAAAGACTTACATCAAGAAGCTAGCTTACTTATAGCTCTTGTGCTACCTGTATTCATCATCGAGATCTGAGAGTTCATTTATGTTTGACTCAGGAAGATGGCTCACAAAGAAGGTGCTCTCCCAGTCCTTATCCTTGATCTCAGTTTGAACGCCTTCCAAAGCCTTGCTTGCAACCAATTCCTTGAATTTTTGTTCCATACATTTTCTGTAGAGCTCTTTTGTCTTCCGCTCCAAATTGTCCAGCTCCTCAGTGGATATCCCATGGTTAACCAGCTATATATTAACCGTAGTAAAACAAACCCATTAAACAACAACAATGTATTGTcaagaaaacatattaaaaagtttaaaacttgtATACCTCAAAGAAGCCCCAGTTCTCACAAGCATCTTTAATCTTTTCCATGGTGGATGCTCTCTCCTCACCATTTAGTTTCTCCAAGTTGATGACTGGGAATCTCAAGCTCTCCATTTCTCAGAATGACTGAATACTTTTATTGCTTATTCTCTCTACCAGCGGAGCTATGTGTGTTTGTTAAGGCAACGAGAGCGTTGGCTGGGGTGGTATTTATAGGGACTTCAAGGTGAGCCGGCATAGCCTTGTAGgaccaaaaaataatttaaaattacaaaatattatttgtaatatgttATATACCTAAACAAATATTCATTGGGCCCATTTTGGTGGCTAAATATCTTTCTTGGCAAATTTGACCAACTATTGCCTCCACTTTCCATGCATTgcatatgtatatttttttttaaatttaaggaagAATCCCATAGATGTTTTGATACGGAATCAATCATGTTAATcatacttaaattttaaatctaataattaattttataataattaaattagataaattaaaaatattattttaatatattactgaCGATTTAAACCCAAACTCACTATTTTGAAAACCTACCATTTATCATCAAGTCACCCCTTAGGGGGCCCATGCATTGCATATTTGGTAGGCTCTTTTGACTATAATGTTATAGGAAGTTGCCCAGAAGTAACCCCTCATGCCTAACTCTTGAAACATGTAACCATTGGATTATTGGATTTAGATCAACACTGGCTAAGTATTTCTGCCTCATAAAGTAGTGGGTCATTTCTCATAATAAAGTATTTCATATAATACTGGATCAAGTCTACTTAATGACATAGATTCTAAAGGTGAACAAGAATTATAATGATTCAGTTAGGATCCCCTTGCTATCCAGTTCACTGTAAGTAAGatggtttattaaaaaattatctaatattcaagggTATAAGGGGAAAAACAATATATTCAAAAGgagtttctttttgtttttttttttaactgaatcAATCAtaccaaattattaaaatcttagaatttaatcaaataagttaagaaaattatcttaatatgtTGTTGAAGGTTTGAAACAAAGTTGGCTCTCATAAAGTCTAACTTTCTTACCATTCAAACTAACCTTGGTGGgtcaaaaagaaatatttctcATAGACATTTTCTCAACTTTGAACTTAAATGTTAGACTTTCTTCTGTTCAAACTAATTTTGTTtgtcaattttaatttgataaagctatttaatttgtgaaaaaaaaaaaaatttttaatttttttctttgattcgCCGGATGGCACTATATCATCcactctttttttcttccttttttcccTTCAGCCTAATTAATTGTCActatcctttctttcttttacttcattctcttcctcttttttcCTCCTTACAGCCATACAATTGCCTCTACCCTTCACTAGATGTCACCCCAATCAACCCAACCACCGCCATTAGAAGCATCAACTATCACCATATCTGAACATGATTTGgagtgtttttgttttttaagatgatGGTTGCTTTGTGTGTTTAGAATGTTTTGAATGTGATATTTGGAGGCATTTGTTCGGGTGGGGTTGGCGGTGTAGGCTTGTAGGCTTACAGGGAGATCAAACTGAAAGAGAACGTTGCAAAGAAGGAGCTGAGGAGAGAGGAGGCTCACACCATCCTGTCTCTCTCAATTCTTTTTCAACTAAAAACTTGTAATCTcaattaaaatgatcaaaagtttaatattgatatatcattaaaagtaatttaaatttattttttatgtataaattctctttttttcttacccaaactatctattaaatttcaagGCGGCTTCTGGTGGTGGATTATGTAGAGCCTTTGAATATGGGTTGTAAGATAAGAGCAAATGGAAAGctgcaaaacaaaataaatttatattccaAAACCCTGAAAGCTAGGGCTATTAACtatttgttgatattttttcatcacttaagtttagaaatataatttttccattctttttcaaatttattagtGAAAATTACttattgaatttatgatttgaatcaactgtttgtattaattatttgggtaaaatgacattattattaataaaacactaactcaaattacaaa from Mangifera indica cultivar Alphonso chromosome 8, CATAS_Mindica_2.1, whole genome shotgun sequence includes:
- the LOC123224439 gene encoding tyrosine-protein phosphatase DSP1-like isoform X2, with translation MKLQDSSSIHQQQEEAAPAEEDMCRIIEVASVVDLSHLAIPPPFAGDDLSLIPPLNFSMVDNGIFRSGFPDSANFSFLQNLRLRSIIYLCPEQYPDSNMEFLKSNGIRLFQFGIEGRKEPFVNIPEDMIREALKILLDVRNHPLLIHCKRGKHRTGCLVGCLRKLQRWCLTSVFDEYQRFAAAKARVSDQRGTRESELLHPLE
- the LOC123224439 gene encoding tyrosine-protein phosphatase DSP1-like isoform X1, whose protein sequence is MKLQDSSSIHQQQEEAAPAEEDMCRIIEVASVVDLSHLAIPPPFAGDDLSLIPPLNFSMVDNGIFRSGFPDSANFSFLQNLRLRSIIYLCPEQYPDSNMEFLKSNGIRLFQFGIEGRKEPFVNIPEDMIREALKILLDVRNHPLLIHCKRGKHRTGCLVGCLRKLQRWCLTSVFDEYQRFAAAKARVSDQRFMELFDISSLTHVPMSFSYLKR
- the LOC123224438 gene encoding 1-aminocyclopropane-1-carboxylate oxidase-like; amino-acid sequence: MESLRFPVINLEKLNGEERASTMEKIKDACENWGFFELVNHGISTEELDNLERKTKELYRKCMEQKFKELVASKALEGVQTEIKDKDWESTFFVSHLPESNINELSDLDDEYRRVLKEFASKLEKLAEELLDLLCENLGLEKGYLKKTFYGSKGPTFGTKVSNYPPCPKPDLIKGLRAHTDAGGIILLFQDDKVSGLQLLKDGQWIDVPPMQHSIVVNLGDQLEVITNGKYKSVEHRVVTQTQGAGRMSIASFYNPGSDAFICPAPALLEKEAEEKKQVYPKFVFEDYMKLYAGLKFQAKEPRFEAMKAVETTVTA